A stretch of Anaeromyxobacter dehalogenans 2CP-1 DNA encodes these proteins:
- a CDS encoding DUF6178 family protein: MAKEEKALAPEELSRARAALAAAQGKRRLDLVLEARDPQALVRALPADELYFTIRDIGLGDAALLVQLASPEQFKTFLDLDAWRGGAFEPRRALPWLRVARAGAHLDPKAAARWTRKLDALDREVLYLVLRDALHLHDLEEDPDPELVSDRFMRTPEGRFVVEFQVEGTEYLAVRGLLDDFYARDAFQATRLLSALRGELPSELEETALRWRTGRLADLGFPSLEEALSWFARPPRAPARPAGPPPARPPGFLLATLGGGSAMDRAAAALPAGEREVLEREIVAAANAVLVADQVDPSDLQAVRGAFAAARAMLELGLARLAGADPDRAAQVLAETPVKRLFQEGFGRVLELKWRAERLLAGGGAGSRAAPLLDAPLGEAVASLAAKRPRYFPGLEAPRDEWGTMSAAAHEPRRFLAAAELDRTAAALDLAEGLAGLAQALGLAGGRAEGPLAPRLSTLYLTALANERLGRAFRPDPVARAELPGAARALAAIEDPRLASAGQAGALLLELARARAAELAPIAEGGTARPEHLSALLVLDPD; encoded by the coding sequence ATGGCCAAGGAAGAGAAGGCGCTCGCACCGGAGGAGCTGTCGCGCGCGCGGGCGGCGCTGGCCGCGGCGCAAGGGAAGCGGCGGCTCGACCTGGTGCTCGAGGCGCGGGATCCACAGGCGCTGGTCCGCGCGCTGCCGGCCGACGAGCTCTACTTCACGATCCGGGACATCGGGCTCGGCGACGCGGCGCTGCTCGTCCAGCTCGCCTCGCCCGAGCAGTTCAAGACGTTCCTCGATCTCGACGCCTGGCGCGGCGGCGCCTTCGAGCCGCGCCGCGCCCTCCCCTGGCTCCGGGTCGCCCGGGCCGGCGCGCACCTCGACCCGAAGGCCGCGGCGCGCTGGACGCGCAAGCTGGACGCGCTCGATCGCGAGGTGCTGTACCTGGTGCTGCGCGACGCGCTCCACCTGCACGACCTCGAGGAGGACCCGGATCCGGAGCTGGTCTCCGACCGGTTCATGCGGACGCCCGAGGGGCGCTTCGTGGTCGAGTTCCAGGTGGAGGGCACCGAGTACCTGGCGGTGCGCGGCCTGCTCGACGACTTCTACGCGCGCGACGCGTTCCAGGCGACGCGGCTGCTCTCGGCCCTCCGGGGCGAGCTGCCCAGCGAGCTGGAGGAGACGGCGCTGCGCTGGCGCACCGGCCGCCTCGCCGACCTCGGCTTCCCCTCGCTGGAGGAGGCGCTCTCCTGGTTCGCCCGGCCGCCGCGCGCGCCGGCCCGCCCCGCCGGCCCGCCGCCGGCGCGGCCGCCCGGGTTCCTGCTGGCGACGCTCGGCGGTGGCTCGGCGATGGATCGCGCCGCGGCGGCGCTCCCGGCCGGCGAGCGCGAGGTGCTGGAGCGCGAGATCGTCGCGGCGGCCAACGCGGTGCTGGTCGCCGATCAGGTGGACCCCTCCGACCTCCAGGCGGTGCGCGGCGCGTTCGCCGCCGCGCGCGCCATGCTGGAGCTGGGCCTGGCCCGCCTCGCCGGCGCCGATCCCGATCGCGCCGCCCAGGTGCTGGCGGAGACGCCGGTGAAGCGGCTGTTCCAGGAAGGGTTCGGGCGCGTCCTCGAGCTGAAGTGGCGGGCCGAGCGGCTGCTGGCCGGCGGCGGCGCGGGGAGCCGCGCGGCGCCGCTGCTCGACGCGCCGCTGGGCGAGGCGGTGGCGTCGCTCGCCGCGAAGCGCCCGCGCTACTTCCCGGGCCTGGAGGCGCCGCGGGACGAGTGGGGCACGATGTCCGCCGCCGCGCACGAGCCGCGCCGGTTCCTCGCCGCGGCCGAGCTGGACCGGACCGCCGCCGCGCTCGACCTCGCCGAGGGGCTGGCCGGGCTCGCGCAGGCGCTGGGGCTCGCCGGCGGCCGCGCCGAGGGACCGCTCGCGCCGCGCCTCTCGACGCTGTACCTCACCGCGCTCGCCAACGAGCGGCTGGGCCGCGCCTTCCGGCCGGATCCCGTCGCGCGCGCGGAGCTGCCGGGCGCGGCGCGGGCGCTCGCCGCGATCGAGGACCCGCGGCTCGCCTCCGCCGGTCAGGCCGGCGCGCTGCTGCTGGAGCTGGCGCGGGCGCGCGCGGCCGAGCTGGCCCCGATCGCCGAGGGGGGCACCGCACGGCCCGAGCACCTCTCGGCGCTGCTGGTGCTCGACCCGGACTAG
- the accD gene encoding acetyl-CoA carboxylase, carboxyltransferase subunit beta → MAWFSKQKKLKSKESTTPAAQPAPAAKGEGIWYKCDACGEVVPRAEYERSWNVCPSCGNHDALPVRRRFDLVLDPGSFQELDAELTPQDPLGFSDSKKYRDRLRSTFKASGLRDAFISGVGAIGGQPVSLGSFAFEFMGGSMGSVVGEKVARVFDRAYERRIPAIVFSSTGGARMQEGIFSLMQMAKTSAALHRFRSVRKPYVSVMLHPTTGGVAASFAWLGDVVIAEPKALIGFAGPRVIEQTIREKLPPGFQRSEFLLEHGMIDAIVPRLEMREKLRQLLSLVG, encoded by the coding sequence ATGGCCTGGTTCTCCAAGCAGAAGAAGCTGAAGTCGAAGGAGTCCACCACCCCCGCCGCCCAGCCCGCGCCCGCCGCGAAGGGCGAGGGCATCTGGTACAAGTGCGACGCCTGCGGCGAGGTGGTGCCGCGCGCCGAGTACGAGCGGAGCTGGAACGTCTGCCCGTCCTGCGGGAACCACGACGCGCTGCCGGTGCGGCGCCGGTTCGACCTCGTCCTCGACCCGGGCTCGTTCCAGGAGCTGGACGCGGAGCTCACCCCGCAGGATCCGCTCGGCTTCTCCGACTCCAAGAAGTACCGCGACCGGCTCCGGTCCACCTTCAAGGCGTCGGGCCTGCGCGACGCGTTCATCTCCGGCGTGGGCGCCATCGGCGGCCAGCCGGTGTCGCTCGGCTCGTTCGCGTTCGAGTTCATGGGCGGCTCGATGGGCTCGGTGGTGGGCGAGAAGGTCGCGCGGGTGTTCGACCGCGCCTACGAGCGCCGCATCCCCGCCATCGTGTTCAGCTCCACCGGCGGCGCGCGCATGCAGGAAGGCATCTTCTCGCTCATGCAGATGGCGAAGACCTCGGCGGCGCTCCACCGCTTCCGCTCGGTGCGCAAGCCGTACGTGTCGGTGATGCTGCACCCCACCACCGGCGGCGTGGCGGCGAGCTTCGCCTGGCTGGGCGACGTGGTGATCGCCGAGCCCAAGGCGCTCATCGGCTTCGCCGGCCCGCGCGTGATCGAGCAGACCATCCGCGAGAAGCTGCCGCCCGGCTTCCAGCGCAGCGAGTTCCTGCTCGAGCACGGCATGATCGACGCGATCGTGCCGCGCCTGGAGATGCGCGAGAAGCTCCGCCAGCTCCTGTCGCTGGTGGGCTGA
- the rpmB gene encoding 50S ribosomal protein L28, which translates to MARRCEICGKGPLVGNTVSHANNKNKTRSLPNLRSVRANLAGEIRHIRVCTRCLKAGKVVKAGRGRPTASAQA; encoded by the coding sequence ATGGCACGCCGCTGCGAGATCTGTGGGAAGGGCCCGCTCGTCGGGAACACCGTCTCCCACGCCAACAACAAGAACAAGACGCGCTCCCTGCCGAACCTCCGCTCGGTCCGCGCCAACCTGGCCGGCGAGATCCGGCACATCCGCGTGTGCACGCGCTGCCTCAAGGCCGGCAAGGTCGTGAAGGCGGGCCGCGGGCGTCCGACGGCGTCCGCGCAGGCGTAA
- a CDS encoding phytoene desaturase family protein produces the protein MAQTFRPPATQRIYDVCIVGSQLGGIVAGALLARRGFRVLHVAHDDLGPSYVDAGYVLPWAPAVIPSPRQMPAAEAVLAELGLATDVGRALEPSDPDLQILLPRHRVDVSRDAAALRTELHREWAGEAEALEAGFAELSTLYEFSGFFLKAAPPLPPDGFGERRAVKKALKVASTLPNAPAGEVGEARPFDALRGHELVRSLEIAHRFLTYLDGPPSPLSLARLLGGALRGTHRLAGGQGTLREMIRRRIAESRGELKGGPGEPASAAGLELDGGRIAAVRLADSPDAFVARAFVLAADAESIRRLLPAGAAEARAARVLEAIRPQRRLVSLNLIVKEAALPPALGENAIALRDAEGGDGIDNAVFLQVLPARRDGKKGSADAVPGERVVCAAAFVDAGTTSREALAAASARIREAVADAIPFFERHQVNESSPVLNAPVGPEEAVRLLTHPLYGTELESTLGVTGLPVRAPWKNAFFAGREVLPGLGLEGEFYAGIQAAGHAVAALGRRDVLK, from the coding sequence GTGGCGCAGACCTTCCGACCCCCCGCAACCCAGCGCATCTACGACGTCTGCATCGTGGGCTCGCAGCTCGGCGGCATCGTCGCCGGCGCGCTGCTGGCGCGGCGCGGCTTCCGGGTGCTGCACGTCGCCCACGACGATCTGGGCCCGAGCTACGTGGACGCCGGCTACGTGCTGCCCTGGGCGCCCGCGGTCATCCCCTCTCCGCGGCAGATGCCCGCCGCCGAGGCCGTGCTCGCGGAGCTGGGGCTCGCCACCGACGTGGGCCGGGCGCTCGAGCCGTCGGATCCCGATCTGCAGATCCTGCTCCCCCGCCACCGCGTGGACGTGTCGCGCGACGCCGCCGCGCTGCGGACCGAGCTGCACCGCGAGTGGGCCGGCGAGGCCGAGGCGCTCGAGGCGGGCTTCGCCGAGCTGTCCACCCTCTACGAGTTCTCCGGGTTCTTCCTGAAGGCCGCGCCGCCGCTCCCGCCGGACGGGTTCGGCGAGCGCCGGGCGGTCAAGAAGGCGCTGAAGGTCGCCTCCACCCTGCCGAACGCGCCCGCCGGCGAGGTCGGCGAGGCGCGGCCCTTCGACGCGCTGCGCGGGCACGAGCTGGTGCGGAGCCTCGAGATCGCGCACCGCTTCCTCACCTACCTCGACGGCCCCCCCTCGCCGCTCTCGCTGGCGCGCCTGCTGGGCGGCGCGCTCCGCGGGACGCACCGGCTGGCCGGCGGCCAGGGGACGCTCCGCGAGATGATCCGCCGGCGCATCGCCGAGTCGCGCGGCGAGCTGAAGGGCGGCCCCGGCGAGCCCGCCAGCGCCGCCGGGCTGGAGCTGGACGGCGGCCGCATCGCGGCGGTGCGGCTGGCCGACTCCCCCGACGCGTTCGTGGCCAGGGCCTTCGTGCTCGCCGCCGACGCCGAGTCCATCCGCCGGCTGCTCCCGGCCGGCGCGGCCGAGGCGCGCGCCGCCCGCGTGCTCGAGGCCATCCGCCCGCAGCGCCGGCTCGTCTCGCTGAACCTGATCGTGAAGGAGGCCGCGCTCCCGCCGGCGCTCGGCGAGAACGCGATCGCGCTCCGCGACGCGGAGGGCGGCGACGGCATCGACAACGCCGTGTTCCTGCAGGTGCTTCCGGCCCGGCGCGACGGCAAGAAGGGCTCTGCGGACGCGGTCCCGGGCGAGCGGGTGGTCTGCGCCGCCGCGTTCGTGGACGCGGGCACCACCTCGCGCGAGGCGCTGGCCGCGGCGTCGGCGCGCATCCGCGAGGCGGTCGCGGACGCGATCCCGTTCTTCGAGCGGCACCAGGTGAACGAGTCGTCCCCGGTGCTCAACGCGCCGGTCGGGCCGGAGGAGGCGGTGCGGCTCCTCACCCATCCGCTCTACGGCACCGAGCTCGAGTCCACGCTCGGCGTGACCGGCCTGCCGGTCCGCGCGCCGTGGAAGAACGCGTTCTTCGCCGGCCGCGAGGTGCTCCCCGGGCTCGGCCTCGAGGGCGAGTTCTACGCAGGCATCCAGGCGGCCGGGCACGCGGTCGCGGCGCTCGGGCGGCGGGACGTTCTGAAGTGA
- a CDS encoding N-acetylmuramic acid 6-phosphate etherase — protein MRSLPITEAPHPRGSDLERLPAGRLLARLHEGDREAVRAVGRALPSLARLVEAAASALGAGGRLVYAGAGTSGRLGALDAAECPPTFGVSPRQVLALVAGGRRALTRAVEGAEDDRAAGAAAVRRARAGARDLVVGVSASGTTPFVLGALEEARRRGARTALLTSNPAARARTGLRVVLDTGPELVAGSTRMKAGTAAKMALGLVSTAAFVRLGTVRGGRMVALAPASEKLRRRAVRNVAVLAGVGEARARKLLEGCGWSVRDAVDRAARPKARPRPR, from the coding sequence ATGCGCAGCCTCCCGATCACCGAGGCGCCCCACCCCAGAGGCTCGGATCTCGAGCGGCTCCCCGCGGGCCGCCTCCTCGCCCGTCTCCACGAGGGCGACCGGGAGGCGGTGCGCGCGGTGGGCCGTGCCCTGCCTTCGCTCGCCCGCCTGGTCGAGGCCGCCGCCTCAGCGCTCGGCGCGGGGGGACGGCTGGTCTACGCCGGCGCCGGCACGAGCGGGCGGCTCGGCGCGCTCGACGCGGCCGAGTGCCCGCCCACGTTCGGCGTCTCCCCCCGCCAGGTGCTGGCGCTGGTGGCCGGCGGCCGCCGCGCGCTCACCCGCGCCGTGGAGGGCGCCGAGGACGACCGCGCGGCCGGCGCCGCCGCGGTGCGCCGCGCGCGCGCCGGGGCCCGGGACCTGGTCGTCGGGGTGAGCGCGTCCGGCACCACGCCGTTCGTGCTCGGCGCGCTCGAGGAGGCCCGCCGCCGGGGAGCGCGGACCGCCCTCCTCACCTCGAACCCGGCCGCCCGCGCCCGGACCGGCCTGCGGGTGGTGCTCGACACCGGGCCGGAGCTGGTCGCCGGCTCGACCCGCATGAAGGCGGGGACGGCCGCGAAGATGGCGCTCGGGCTGGTGAGCACCGCCGCGTTCGTGCGGCTGGGGACGGTGCGCGGGGGCCGGATGGTCGCGCTGGCGCCGGCCAGCGAGAAGCTGCGCCGCCGGGCGGTGCGCAACGTCGCGGTGCTCGCCGGGGTGGGCGAGGCGCGCGCCCGGAAGCTGCTCGAGGGGTGCGGCTGGAGCGTGCGCGACGCGGTGGATCGCGCGGCCCGGCCGAAGGCGCGCCCGCGCCCCCGCTGA
- a CDS encoding AMIN domain-containing protein: MRLRLLLAIALAAASAPRARAVDLNVITAVEVRDAGSSVVLSVKGSRKPSFTTFSMADPPRFVIDFSESRFEGVPEDVRVGDGTVKVVKNLSYGSDATSIARVMVAFEVEVAPPVLEESGGTLLVKVEKPSVPGAAVAKAPAAEAAPAASAAAPTVAEAVAAAVGGAPDAGAKAQAEADAKARAEAEARAAEQAAADARAAQEASARAEAAARAQAEADASARAEAEARAAAQAQADARAAAEAAAPTEPTKAQAAAAAAPAPAEPVSPAAEPVADATAPVAAAAGPAPEPVGAAPVAAAPAARPDAARVDGVAPVAHVREVGFKQLPGASRVYVRTTVPPRFTIQDVGPDVIRVELENTRADRRNDLRFLDTTFFKSAVALVTPSRHGTSYVLDIKLRERVPYQQRIEGDALAIDFERPGTAAAPSAPAADADAPSEAAPAADAAPAETAAAPAR; this comes from the coding sequence ATGCGTCTTCGCCTCCTCCTCGCGATCGCCCTCGCCGCCGCGTCCGCCCCCCGCGCGCGGGCGGTCGACCTGAACGTCATCACCGCGGTGGAGGTGCGCGACGCGGGGTCCTCGGTCGTGCTCTCGGTGAAGGGCTCGCGCAAGCCGAGCTTCACCACCTTCTCCATGGCCGATCCGCCGCGCTTCGTGATCGACTTCTCCGAGTCGCGCTTCGAGGGCGTGCCGGAGGACGTCCGCGTCGGCGACGGCACCGTCAAGGTGGTGAAGAACCTCTCCTACGGCTCCGACGCGACCTCGATCGCCCGCGTCATGGTCGCGTTCGAGGTGGAGGTGGCGCCGCCGGTGCTGGAGGAGTCGGGCGGCACGCTGCTGGTGAAGGTGGAGAAGCCCTCGGTGCCGGGCGCGGCCGTCGCGAAGGCCCCGGCGGCCGAGGCCGCGCCGGCCGCGTCGGCGGCGGCGCCGACCGTGGCGGAGGCGGTCGCCGCGGCGGTGGGCGGCGCCCCGGACGCCGGCGCGAAGGCGCAGGCCGAGGCGGACGCGAAGGCGCGCGCCGAGGCCGAGGCGCGGGCCGCGGAGCAGGCCGCCGCGGATGCGCGCGCCGCGCAGGAGGCGAGCGCCCGCGCCGAGGCCGCGGCCAGGGCCCAGGCGGAGGCGGACGCGAGCGCACGGGCCGAGGCGGAGGCGCGGGCGGCCGCGCAGGCCCAGGCGGACGCGCGCGCGGCGGCCGAGGCGGCAGCGCCCACCGAGCCGACGAAGGCGCAGGCTGCGGCCGCGGCGGCCCCGGCCCCGGCGGAGCCCGTCTCCCCCGCGGCCGAGCCGGTCGCCGACGCGACCGCGCCGGTCGCGGCTGCCGCCGGGCCGGCGCCCGAGCCGGTCGGCGCGGCCCCGGTGGCGGCGGCGCCCGCGGCCCGGCCCGACGCCGCGCGGGTGGACGGCGTCGCGCCGGTGGCGCACGTCCGCGAGGTCGGGTTCAAGCAGCTCCCCGGCGCGTCGCGCGTGTACGTTCGCACCACGGTCCCGCCGCGCTTCACCATCCAGGACGTGGGGCCGGACGTCATCCGCGTCGAGCTGGAGAACACGCGGGCGGACCGGCGCAACGACCTGCGCTTCCTCGACACGACCTTCTTCAAGTCGGCGGTCGCCCTGGTGACCCCCTCGCGCCACGGCACGAGCTACGTCCTCGACATCAAGCTGCGCGAGCGGGTGCCCTACCAGCAGCGCATCGAGGGCGACGCGCTGGCCATCGACTTCGAGCGCCCGGGCACCGCCGCGGCCCCGTCCGCGCCGGCCGCGGATGCGGACGCGCCGTCCGAGGCCGCGCCGGCAGCGGACGCCGCCCCGGCCGAGACCGCCGCGGCGCCGGCGCGGTAG
- the purN gene encoding phosphoribosylglycinamide formyltransferase, translating to MTRLGVLASGGGTNLQALLDACAAGRVDAQVAVVLSNVPGAGALERARRAGAPAEILPSKGVADRAAYDLTLVEALRAHRVDLVCLAGYMRLVTPGFLRAFGPDAASRGCPRVMNIHPGLLPSFPGLHAARQALEYGARIAGCTVHFVDEGTDTGPIIAQAVVPVLQGDDEAALSARIQAEEHRLYPQAVQWFAQGRLSLEGRRVRLDRCAPHGPSPLRNPPLEG from the coding sequence GTGACCCGGCTCGGCGTCCTCGCCTCGGGCGGCGGCACGAACCTCCAGGCGCTGCTCGACGCCTGCGCGGCCGGGCGCGTGGACGCGCAGGTCGCGGTGGTGCTCTCGAACGTGCCGGGCGCCGGCGCGCTGGAGCGGGCGCGCCGGGCGGGCGCGCCGGCGGAGATCCTGCCGTCGAAGGGCGTCGCCGACCGCGCCGCCTACGACCTCACGCTGGTCGAGGCGCTCCGCGCCCACCGCGTGGACCTGGTGTGCCTGGCCGGCTACATGCGGCTCGTCACGCCCGGCTTCCTCCGGGCCTTCGGGCCGGACGCCGCCAGCCGCGGCTGCCCGCGGGTGATGAACATCCACCCCGGCCTGCTCCCGTCGTTCCCCGGCCTGCACGCCGCCCGGCAGGCGCTGGAGTACGGCGCCCGCATCGCCGGCTGCACGGTCCACTTCGTGGACGAGGGCACCGACACCGGGCCGATCATCGCCCAGGCGGTGGTCCCGGTGCTGCAGGGCGACGACGAGGCGGCCCTGTCCGCCCGCATCCAGGCCGAGGAGCACCGCCTCTACCCGCAGGCGGTGCAGTGGTTCGCGCAGGGGCGCCTCTCGCTGGAGGGGCGCAGGGTCCGGCTCGATCGCTGCGCGCCGCACGGCCCGTCGCCGCTGCGGAACCCGCCGCTGGAAGGATAG
- a CDS encoding Crp/Fnr family transcriptional regulator gives MPDDQLLQRFGREFPRGSVLFREGEPGREMFVVQQGRVTLSTTAGGVEKILASMGPGEFLGEMSILNNRPRSATATCAEDARLLVIDALTFEAMIRGNAEIAVRMVKKLADRLQEAEEQIANLLFQDASSRVVHFLVTAADKASRGPAGHEIEVAPRELAGRVGVRPEEADEALAKLVKAKIVAVRPDGFLVPDVSKLRHFLEFLQVKAQFGGIA, from the coding sequence ATGCCAGACGATCAGCTCCTCCAGCGCTTCGGCAGGGAGTTCCCGCGCGGGAGCGTGCTGTTCCGCGAGGGCGAGCCGGGCCGCGAGATGTTCGTGGTGCAGCAGGGGCGGGTGACGCTCTCGACGACCGCCGGGGGCGTCGAGAAGATCCTGGCGTCGATGGGGCCGGGTGAGTTCCTCGGCGAGATGTCGATCCTGAACAACCGGCCCCGATCGGCCACCGCCACCTGCGCGGAGGACGCCCGGCTGCTGGTCATCGACGCCCTGACGTTCGAGGCGATGATCCGGGGCAACGCGGAGATCGCCGTCCGGATGGTCAAGAAGCTGGCGGACCGCCTGCAGGAGGCGGAGGAGCAGATCGCGAACCTGCTCTTCCAGGACGCCTCGTCGCGGGTGGTGCACTTCCTCGTCACCGCGGCGGACAAGGCCTCCCGCGGCCCGGCCGGCCACGAGATCGAGGTGGCGCCGCGCGAGCTCGCCGGCCGGGTGGGCGTCCGTCCGGAGGAGGCGGACGAGGCGCTGGCGAAGCTGGTGAAGGCGAAGATCGTCGCCGTCCGCCCGGACGGCTTCCTGGTGCCGGACGTCTCGAAGCTCCGCCACTTCCTCGAGTTCCTGCAGGTGAAGGCGCAGTTCGGGGGCATCGCGTGA
- a CDS encoding bifunctional folylpolyglutamate synthase/dihydrofolate synthase translates to MKPLDPHAYLSSLQPLAMRFGLERMERALDALGHPERGYRVLHVGGTNGKGSTCAMAAAALREAGLRTGLYTSPHLVRFNERIQVDGVEISDAVLAAALEAVRRACPWHEAGGEADRLTYFEVATLAGLLHLADARVDAAVIEVGLGGRFDATNAIRPAVTAIARIGLDHTQLLGDTVERVAFEKAGIFKPGVPAVVHAAQPPGALGVLRAEAARRGAPFVVAGEAWDGPVALRGPHQRANAALAAAALRALAGAGVAVPEDAIARGIAGARWPGRLEELGGVLLDGAHNPQGAAALAAALPALHPGRPVELVFGVLADKDHAGMLAALAPAVRRLHLVTPPSPRARPAPELRALAEAHGVAADVHEGLAEAIACARAAAGEDGVVGVAGSLYLVGEARALLGAPAPG, encoded by the coding sequence GTGAAGCCCCTCGATCCCCACGCCTACCTCTCCTCGCTCCAGCCGCTCGCCATGCGCTTCGGCCTCGAGCGCATGGAGCGCGCGCTCGACGCGCTCGGCCACCCCGAGCGCGGCTACCGCGTGCTGCACGTGGGCGGCACGAACGGCAAGGGCTCCACCTGCGCGATGGCCGCCGCGGCGCTGCGCGAGGCGGGCCTCCGCACCGGCCTCTACACCTCGCCGCACCTGGTCCGGTTCAACGAGCGCATCCAGGTCGACGGGGTGGAGATCTCCGACGCCGTGCTCGCCGCGGCCCTGGAGGCGGTGCGGCGCGCCTGTCCGTGGCACGAGGCGGGCGGGGAGGCCGACCGGCTCACCTACTTCGAGGTCGCCACGCTGGCCGGCCTGCTGCACCTCGCCGACGCGCGGGTGGACGCCGCGGTGATCGAGGTCGGCCTGGGCGGCCGCTTCGACGCGACGAACGCCATCCGCCCGGCGGTCACCGCCATCGCCCGCATCGGCCTCGACCACACCCAGCTCCTCGGCGACACCGTCGAGCGGGTGGCGTTCGAGAAGGCCGGCATCTTCAAGCCGGGCGTGCCCGCGGTGGTGCACGCGGCCCAGCCGCCCGGCGCGCTGGGGGTGCTGCGCGCGGAGGCCGCCCGCCGGGGCGCGCCCTTCGTGGTGGCCGGCGAGGCTTGGGACGGGCCGGTCGCGCTGCGCGGGCCGCACCAGCGCGCGAACGCGGCGCTCGCGGCGGCCGCGCTGCGCGCGCTGGCGGGCGCGGGCGTGGCCGTGCCGGAGGACGCCATCGCGCGCGGCATCGCCGGGGCGCGCTGGCCGGGGCGGCTGGAGGAGCTGGGCGGCGTGCTGCTCGACGGCGCGCACAACCCGCAGGGCGCCGCGGCGCTCGCCGCCGCGCTGCCCGCGCTCCACCCGGGCCGGCCGGTGGAGCTCGTGTTCGGCGTGCTCGCCGACAAGGACCACGCCGGCATGCTCGCGGCGCTGGCGCCGGCGGTGCGCCGCCTGCACCTCGTCACGCCGCCGAGCCCGCGGGCGCGCCCGGCCCCCGAGCTGCGCGCGCTCGCCGAGGCGCACGGCGTCGCCGCCGACGTGCACGAGGGGCTCGCGGAGGCGATCGCCTGCGCGCGGGCCGCGGCCGGCGAGGACGGGGTGGTGGGCGTGGCGGGCTCGCTCTACCTGGTCGGCGAGGCCCGCGCGCTCCTCGGCGCTCCTGCGCCGGGGTAG
- the purM gene encoding phosphoribosylformylglycinamidine cyclo-ligase: MSLTYRDAGVDIDEGDRLVDLIKPHARPTLRPEVLGGIGGFGGLFALDVKKYREPVLVSGTDGVGTKLKVAFAADRHDTVGIDLVAMCVNDIAVVGAEPLFFLDYYATGKLSAEQGAQVVKGIAEGCRQAGCALIGGETAELPGFYERGEYDLAGFAVGCVDRPRIVDGTRVARGDVVIGIASSGLHSNGFSLARKALLERYPLDHRFDALGGRTLADALLEPTRIYAKDVLALLEQVPVRAFAHITGGGLPGNVPRTLPDGTRAVLEEQRWPRPAIFDLVEREGQVPRDEMYRTFNMGLGLVAVVAPGDEAAAHAALRARGLEAWTVGAIEAGGPGEATCEVVR; encoded by the coding sequence ATGTCCCTGACCTACCGCGACGCAGGCGTCGACATCGACGAGGGAGACCGGCTCGTCGACCTCATCAAGCCGCACGCCCGGCCCACCCTGCGCCCGGAGGTGCTCGGCGGCATCGGCGGGTTCGGCGGGCTCTTCGCGCTCGACGTGAAGAAGTACCGCGAGCCGGTGCTGGTGTCGGGCACCGACGGCGTCGGGACCAAGCTCAAGGTGGCGTTCGCCGCCGATCGCCACGACACCGTGGGCATCGACCTCGTGGCGATGTGCGTGAACGACATCGCGGTGGTGGGGGCCGAGCCGCTCTTCTTCCTCGACTACTACGCCACGGGCAAGCTCAGCGCCGAGCAGGGCGCCCAGGTGGTGAAGGGGATCGCGGAGGGCTGCCGGCAGGCGGGCTGCGCCCTCATCGGCGGCGAGACCGCCGAGCTGCCCGGGTTCTACGAGCGCGGCGAGTACGACCTGGCCGGCTTCGCGGTCGGCTGCGTCGACCGCCCGCGCATCGTGGACGGCACCCGGGTGGCCCGGGGCGACGTGGTGATCGGGATCGCGTCCTCCGGCCTGCACTCCAACGGCTTCTCGCTCGCGCGCAAGGCGCTCCTCGAGCGCTACCCGCTCGATCACCGGTTCGACGCGCTGGGCGGGCGCACGCTGGCGGACGCGCTGCTCGAGCCCACCCGCATCTACGCGAAGGACGTGCTGGCGCTGCTGGAGCAGGTGCCGGTCCGGGCGTTCGCGCACATCACCGGCGGCGGGCTGCCCGGCAACGTGCCGCGCACCCTGCCCGACGGCACGCGGGCGGTGCTCGAGGAGCAGCGCTGGCCGCGGCCGGCCATCTTCGACCTGGTGGAGCGCGAGGGGCAGGTCCCGCGCGACGAGATGTACCGCACCTTCAACATGGGCCTCGGCCTGGTGGCGGTGGTCGCGCCCGGCGACGAGGCGGCGGCGCACGCGGCGCTCCGGGCGCGCGGGCTGGAGGCGTGGACGGTCGGCGCCATCGAGGCGGGCGGGCCCGGGGAGGCCACCTGCGAGGTGGTGCGGTGA